One Ardenticatenales bacterium DNA segment encodes these proteins:
- a CDS encoding MoaD/ThiS family protein has translation MPTIRIPTPLRPYAGNNSTVFVSGSTVGTALDNLTQQFPALRQHLFNGDALRSFVNVFLNQEDVRFLDGLQTQLAENDTLIIIPSIAGGACSEWFILLKARPRQVRHVNFGPAPRTNPSRQLEDIL, from the coding sequence ATGCCTACCATTCGTATTCCGACACCGCTGCGGCCATATGCCGGCAACAACAGCACCGTCTTCGTCTCTGGCAGCACCGTTGGCACAGCCCTGGACAACCTCACGCAGCAATTTCCCGCCCTGCGCCAACACCTGTTCAACGGTGACGCCCTGCGTAGCTTCGTCAACGTCTTTCTCAACCAGGAAGACGTGCGCTTCCTCGATGGGCTACAAACACAGTTGGCGGAAAATGACACCCTGATCATCATTCCCTCCATCGCCGGAGGTGCATGTTCAGAATGGTTCATTCTCTTGAAGGCGCGGCCACGGCAGGTGCGCCACGTGAATTTTGGCCCGGCTCCACGAACCAACCCGAGTCGTCAATTGGAGGACATTTTATGA